A single window of Ignavibacteriota bacterium DNA harbors:
- a CDS encoding polyphosphate kinase 2 family protein: MKINEFKVENEKKFKLSKYDPDYIGEMGSKKDAESKLQKNIEIMADLQNKFYAYDKYSLLIIFQAMDAAGKDSAIKHVMSGLNPQGTQVFSFKQPSTEEMDHDYLWRTTKSLPERGRIGIFNRSYYEEVLVVKVHDLVKTSRIPQELVTKNIWKDRYEQIRNFEKLIYQNGTVILKFFLNVSKDEQKKRFLERLEKPSKNWKFSSADLKERELWDEYQKCYEEAISETSTKYAPWFIIPANHKWFTRLAISEIIVDTLKKLKIEYPKLDEEQLKNLELYKSELLK, encoded by the coding sequence ATGAAAATAAATGAATTTAAAGTCGAAAACGAAAAAAAATTCAAACTGTCTAAATACGATCCGGATTATATTGGTGAAATGGGCTCAAAGAAAGACGCGGAATCAAAATTACAAAAGAATATAGAAATTATGGCTGATCTTCAAAATAAATTCTATGCATATGATAAATACAGTTTGTTAATAATTTTTCAAGCTATGGATGCTGCCGGAAAGGACAGCGCAATTAAACATGTAATGAGCGGATTAAATCCTCAAGGAACACAAGTCTTCAGCTTTAAGCAGCCTTCAACAGAAGAAATGGATCATGATTATTTATGGAGAACTACAAAATCTTTGCCTGAAAGAGGAAGAATAGGAATTTTTAATCGTTCATATTACGAAGAAGTTTTAGTCGTTAAGGTTCACGATTTGGTAAAAACATCAAGAATACCTCAAGAACTTGTTACAAAAAATATTTGGAAAGATAGATATGAACAAATCCGTAATTTTGAAAAACTTATTTACCAAAATGGAACGGTAATATTAAAATTTTTCTTAAATGTTTCTAAAGATGAACAAAAGAAAAGGTTTTTGGAGCGCTTAGAAAAACCTTCAAAAAATTGGAAATTTTCTTCCGCCGACTTAAAGGAAAGAGAACTTTGGGATGAATACCAAAAATGTTATGAAGAAGCCATTTCCGAAACAAGCACAAAATACGCACCATGGTTCATTATTCCAGCCAACCACAAATGGTTTACCCGTTTAGCAATTTCAGAAATAATTGTAGATACATTGAAAAAGTTAAAAATAGAATATCCAAAATTGGATGAAGAACAATTAAAAAATTTGGAATTGTATAAATCTGAACTTCTGAAATAA